The Oncorhynchus clarkii lewisi isolate Uvic-CL-2024 chromosome 20, UVic_Ocla_1.0, whole genome shotgun sequence nucleotide sequence CTGTAAGAAACCATTTTACAGGAGGATGGAATAAAGAAACTAACTCAAGTTTCAGTCAAGAGGCTAGCAAGTTATGCCATAACTAGGCTACTTTCTAGGTAGGGTGGTTTTCCCCATGGATAGTCTTTAGCTAACATCAAAACACTTTCTTGTCGACAGAAATAAAAAACAGATCAATGCATAACTTCAACAGGGTGCTGACTGGAGAGCTGGATGAAACAGGAACCTTATGTTGATATCAATGCAGAAATGACAGAAAAATTGTCTCATTGAATCTCAAGTCAGGCTTGAGTCCTGTGACCAAATGTTGTAGATCCAATCCCAGAGACCGACGGCAGTAGAGATGCAGAGGTTCATGTGACATCCATATTGTCTGAAGACATTCTTTCACCCTCCCTCTTTTTGCATTTAGTAATACAGCCACACAGCTcaatgcgcacgcacacacacacacacacacacacttcctctccccatGCCGGTTCACTGCTTAGCTTTCTTCTGGATGGTGCCAACGGCGGAGATGACGGTGGTCTTGGTTCCGCTGGCGGTGGTTGTCACGGAGACCACCCCTGGCAGCGTTGCCGTGGTAGTGAGCAGTGCGGGCTGGGCCAGGGTCACGGGCACTGCAGAGTCCCACTTACTCTTCCTCTTCTGAGCCTCtgctgggggtggagagaggcgggagagagagagaaagtgaacgGGAGAGAAAGGGAACCAGATATACTCTATAATCTTGACCTTTTTCTCTTTCAGGAAGGTCACAAACTAAAATCAGCCAGGGATGATAATGTTTCTATGGAGTGTGGGGGGCTCATCTCTCTGCCAGTGACAGTAGAAGAGGTGTTGGTGGTGATAGCTGTCTAGGGGttggggctaggggttgatttggaacACAGTTGTGTGTGATGTGAGTGTACCTGTAGCTGTGGTAGTAGCTGTATTGGTGGTGGGAACTGCTGCATTGGTGGGGATTGTCCCTTTCTTAGTGCCCGTCACAAACTCAatctaggagaggagagaggatacaAAATACTTCACCATACTCATACTGCAGAGGGCTGAGCGGAGCCAGGCTGGGTTGTGCTGACATTGTGTTGTGATGAGCCTTAATCTCTTGGCAGGACACTTCTCTGGAAGTGTGTGGAGAGAATAAACTAGAGGCTGCTGGTGGCAACATGCCCCtgacacacagactgacagagaacGGCCCGTTCTGTGATTGGTAAAACAGTAAAGGAGAGGAGTAAACGTACGTACAGGGTTGGCAAAGCTATTTTCTCTGAACAGGTAtactacataaccaaaagtatgtggacacccctacaAATGAGTGGTTTCGGCTatatcagccacacccattgctgacggggaaaataaataaatcgagcacacggccatgcaatctccatagacaaacagtggcagtagaatggcctgtactgaagagctcagtgacttaacgtggtaccgtcataggatgccacctttccaacaagccagttcatcaaatttctgtccCGCTAGAACTGCcgtggtcaactgtaagtgctgatattgtaaagtggaaatgtcaaagagcaacaactgctcagccgcaaagtggtaggccacacaagctcacagaacgggacagccgagtgctgaagcgcgcagCGCCtaaaaaaatagtctgtcctcagttacaacactcactaccaagttccaaacggcctctggaagcaacgtcagcacaataactgttcatcaggagcttcatgaaatagggtTCCATGGCCGTGGAGCTGCACAcgatgccaagcatcggctggagtgttgttaagcttgccaccattggaaatgcgttctctggagtgatgaatcacgtttcaccatctggcagtccgacggatgaatctgggtttggcggatgccaggagaacactacctgcccgaatgcatagtgccaactgtagagtttgatggaggaggaataatggtctggggctgtttttcatggtttgggttatgtcccttagttccagtgaatggaaatcttaacaGTACAGCATACgatgacattttttatttatttattttattttacctttatttaaccaggcaagtcagttaagaacaaattcttattttcaatgacggcctaggaacagtgggttaactgcctgttcaggggcagaacgacagatttgtaccttgtcagctcggggtttgaacttgcaaccttccggttcctagtccaactctctaaccactaggctaccctgccgccccagactggcaaacattctagacaattctgtgcttccaactttgtggtaacactttggggaaggccctttcctgtttcagcagaaATGCACATACAGAAAGGTTTTTTTGAGATCGATGTAgaggaacttgactggcctgcacagagccctgacctcaaccccatcgaatacaTTTCAGATTGAATTGTCACGCcgattgcgagccaggcctaatcgcccaacctaAGTGCCTGACCTCACAAATGCTCATGGCTGAAAGAAAGCAAGTccttgcagcaatgttccaacatctagtggaaagccttcccaaaagagcgGAGGGGaccagcagcaaaggggggacaaactccatattaatgcccatgattttggaatgagatgttcaacttggatgtccacatacttttggccatgtagtgaaTATGTTTTAAACAGAGGTTGGGGATGGGGTTAAGAGGAGAGCAGGCATGGTTTTGTTTTATGCGTGTGTGGGGGGGTGAAAACGTGTGTATTGGAATTCAGGTTACCTCAGGTCCCCTCTTCAAGTCAATAAAAGCGCCCGTGTCCCTCACCTTCGTCCTGTCCTTCTTGGCTTTCTCCAGTTTATCCATCTCTACCTTCTGAGCTTTGGCTGCAGGGAGGGAATGAAAACAGTTCAGCTGATAGGACTACCACAGACTGGCAAGCACATATAACCACAAACAAGCACATATGCCTGTCCGCACACATTCACACCAATGACTTCCTTACCCAGTGCCTCATAGTAAGAGTCCTCTGACCAGCCATGAGGATCAAACATGTCTTTAGGGTAGTTGGTTCCCAGTTCATCAATGCCACAGAACTGAATGAGTTTCTCATAGATACTGCAAAGACACACATTGACATGTCAACGAAAGTATCTGGAAAAGCATCCCACGTATGATCGACGTGGtcataactctgtgtgtgtgtggcatgaattagtgtgtgtgtgtgtacctgggatTCCTGAACTCTTTCTTCTTCTGAATGTGGTTGTTTGTGTCAAAGTCTCCATGTAGATTCTTTTCATACAGCTTCTGGATCTTCTCCTGTTGACAGAACATATCTGATCAGTATAACATAAGAGTCAAATCCCCACTAGTATAGTTTTTACGACAAGCACTTTGTTCGTCTGTTGTGATGTGTATGTATCACAAGCCTAGATATATCAGTAAAGCCAGGTGCAGTTGTCCATAACTGGAATTGAACTTGCGACCTCCGGCCTCCAAACCTACCAGTGTATGAACAGCACAAAATGACTGGTCAATTGGTAGAGAGGCGTAACAAGTTAGCTTAGCCCCTACAGTGTGTTAACTGATGCGAAACATGGCAGCTGAACTTGGCAAAGGCTGAAGCCAGGGTCTTTACTCCAGCCTTGAcccatacagaaccagtcaaaagtttggacacacctactcactccaTGGTTCTTcttcatttgtactattttctacaatgtagaataatagaagacatcaaaacgaaatgaaataacaaatatggaatcattcagtaaccaataaagtgttaaacaatccaaatatatttgagattcttcaaagtagccaccctttgccttgatgacagctttgcacactcttggcattctggtgtacagaagatggtcttttaccaaatagggctgtgtccatattatggcaagaacagctcaaataggtAAAAAGAAacagcagtccatcattactttaagacatgaaggaactttaaacgtttcttcaagtgcagtcgcaaaaaacataaaGCACtttgatgaaactgactctcatgaggaccgccacaggaaaggaagacccagagttacctccgctgcagaggatgagttcattagagttaattgcacctcagattgcagtccaaatgagttcaagtaacagacatctcaatacaactgttcagaggagactgcgtaaatcaggccttcacggtcgaattgttgcaaagaaaccactactaaaggacaccaataagaagaagagacttgcttgggccaagaaacacgagcaatggatattagaccaatgggaatctgtcctttgagtcaaatttgagatgttttttaaccgccgtgtctttgtgagacgcagagtaggtgaacggatggttcccaccatgacgcatggagaaggtgtgatggtgctttgctggggacactgtcagtgattcatttagaattaaaggcactcttaaccagtattgctactacagcattctgcagtgatacgacatcccacctggtttgcgcttagtgggactatcatgtgtttttcaacaggacaatgtcccaacacacctccatgctgtgtaaggtCTATTAAACCAAGATGAGAGTcatggagttctgcatcagatgacctggcctccacaatcacccgacctcaacccaattgagatggtttgggatgagttggatcgcagagtgaaggaaaaacagccaacaagtgctcagcatgtgtgggaactctttcaagactgttggaaaaggattccaggtgaagatggttgaggcaaagggtggctactttgaagaaactaaaatatattttggatttgtttaacactttgttggttgctacatgattccatatatgttatttcataattttgatgtcttcactattattctacaatgtagaaaataaagagaaacccttgaatgagtaggtgtccaaacgtctgactggttctgtatatctGACTGACAGGGCTCTGAATGGAGCCATTGTGTGTCTGCAGTTTCTGAGACCTCAAAGCAATACTTGGCAACCAGGCTCCTGGGAGACGCAGGGAGCTGGGCCTGTCAACTGGAGCCAGGGGTATCCacaatgataaattagccttaAAACGGACAAGATGGAGGATTGGAATGTTTTTGCACTACTCTATCTACAGTACTCAAAACAGTCAGTTCAATTAGGCCAAATAGTAGGACAACAGTATTGAGATGTTTATTTTTTGAGATACAATGGTAATAATGAGGGCCAGTAAAATAATGAGGcatactaaaacaatacagacCACACCCTGGCTACTCATTGGCCTGAGTCTTAACTGTCCCCAGCCCTTCCTGTGTGTGCTGGTGTTAGTTGCAGCCCGAGGCAAGGTAGTGATTCATCAGTGATTCACCTGATAGAGGGGTAATTAAGAGAAGGGAAAGGATATACCtcgtcagttgcacaactgattTAATTCCAcccgaaatgtgtcttctatatttaaccaaacccctctgaatcagaggtgcggggggctgccttcaGGCGACGTCGTCAGCTCCCGGGGAACAgttgtgggttaactgccttgctcaagggcagaatggtaaatttgaaccagcaaccttttggttactggtccaacgctccgAACCGCTAGCCTATTAAGTAGGTGTGTGCGCACACCATGAGGCAATGCTATAAAGTGCTGAGCTGTTCACTCACCAAAACATTCATCTTCACCTGCCTCAACACCTACATTTACTGATCTAAGTGTTGCATATTTCTCCCtcatggttagggttaagatttggGAAGGAtatgctgatcctagatctgtgcatgATGCCAATGTCTACCGGGAATGCCAACTTATTTCTGAGGAAAACCTTGGACCAGTGTAAGGATTGAGAGACCGTATCTAGAGGGATGGAATGTTGATTGACAGAGAGCTGACCACTGAGATGTTTTGTCTGTCTCTTCCTACATGTTGATGTTATTCTCCCACTGGAGGATTCTGCTCTCCAACAGTCTGGAACATTCTTGAACATTTACCAACAACTGCAGAACACTGCTTGTCTGGCAGCTGGCATTGAACTCTTCTCAGACTTTGGCAGGAGGGGCATTTTACAACCTAGAAACCAATATCTCAGACACACACCTTATCTGTTCTCATACCCCGCCAATTTCAGTACATCATACACTTAcagtgagggaaataagtatttgatgccttgctgattttgtacgtttgcccactgacaaagaaatgatcagtctatcattttaatgggaggtttatttgaacagtgagagacagaacaacaaaaaaatccacaaaaacacacgtcaaaaatgttataaattgatttgcattttaatgaggaaaataagtatttgacccctctgcaaaacatgactaggtacttggtggcaaaacccttgttggcaatcacagaggtcagacgtttcttgtagttggccaccaggtttgcacacatctcaggagggattttgtcccactcctctttgcagatcttctccaagtcattaaggtttcgaggctgacgtttggcaactcgaaccttcagctccctccacagattttctatgggattaaggtctggagactggctaggccactccaggaccttaatgtgcttcttcttgagccactcctttgttgccttggccgtgtgttttgggtcatttgtCATGCTGGTATACCCATCcacaacccattttcaatgccctggatgagggaaggaggttctcacccaagatttgacggtacacatggccctgtccatcgtccctttgatgcggtgaagttgtcctgtccccttagcagaaaaacacccccaaagcataatgtttccacctccatgtttgacggtggggatggtattctaggggtcataggcagcattcctcctcctccaaacacggtgagttgaggccaaagagctcaattttggtctcatctgaccacaacactttcacccagttgccctctgaatcattcagatgttcattggcaaacttcagacaggcatgtatatgtgctttcttgagcagggagaccttgcgggcgctgcaggatttcagtccttcacagcatagtgtgttaccaattgttttcttggtgactatggtcccagctgccttgagatcattgacaagatcctctcatgtagttctgggctgattcctcaccgttctcatgatcattgtaactccacgaggtgagatcttgcatggagccccaggccgagggatattgagttcttttgtgtttcttccatttgcgaataatcgcaccaactgctgtcaccttctcaccaagctgcttggcgatggtcttgtagcccattccagccttgtgtaggtctacaatcttgttcttgacatccttggagagctctttggtcttggccatggtggagagtttggaatctgattgattgattgcttctgtggacaggtgtcttttatacaggtaacaagctgagattaggagcactccctttaagagtgtgctcctaatctcaactcgttacctgtataaaagacacctgggagccagaaatctttctgattgagagggggtcaaataattatttccctcattaaaatgcaaatcaatttataacatttttgatgtgtttttctggattgttttgttgttattctgtctctcactgttcaaataaacctaccattaaaattatagactgatcatttctttgtcagtgggcaaacaaaatcagcaggggatcaaatacttttttcccctcaccgTATCTGTCTGCTAGGGGTGTAactgtacacatgttcataccaACCCTTTCGGTACGTGAACATTGGTTCAGTCCGCATTGTGACGCTGAATGAATACATTAAAAATATATccccaaaataaaaacacaaGGCCTATAGGCTCTGCCTACGCTGCAGTGCCTCAAGTAAATTTGAGCATCATTTTTTTTTGTTCCGGCAATTCCGTTAAAACTAGAGCCTATGCACACGTTGTAATCAAAATTCTAATCTTACTTGGCGCATTTCAAACGGTCCTTTTGTGGAACTAGCTCTGTACGATGGCGAGTGGTGGGGTCGATAAACCAGGAGGATTTTCCATCATTTAAATCTCCAGTTTGGGAACATTTTTGGCTTCCCAGTAGATTACAACGGCGATGGACAGAGTGAGTACGTCACCGTTGTTCAATAAGAATAACCTATGCCAGTGGtttccaactccagtcctcgagtaccCCTGACAGTACACACTTATTGTTGCCCAAGACAagaacacctgattcaacttgtcaactaatcatcaaacccTCAATGAGTTGAAGCCGGTGTTTATTGTCTGGGGCTACAACAAGGTGTGCTGTTGGTGGTACTAGAGGACTGGAGTAGGGAAGCACTGGCCTATGCAGCGGCCAACACCTCAAGCATGTTTTTATGCCAACATCACCCCAGTATTCCTACCACCGGAGCAAGACGGaaacaagaaaaaaaacaagaaaaaaaaaaactgtctctCATCTTCATTCAAGCAGCCCTTCGTGGCCAAATCTGACTGGGCCAAAGAAATTACAAGAGCGATAGGTATGTTGATTGCCATGGATATGCGCCCACTCACAGCTGTTGAGAAGAATAGGGGGTTTCAGCACCTCGTGAAAGTGCTCGAGCCACGTTACCAACTTCACCCACCCGCACCCATTTCAGCAAACAGGTACTACGCACTCTATAGAAGCAAACTAAAAGATGAAGTTGTCAATTGGCTACTGCAACCTGCGTTGCGATGGATGGACCTCCTGGGCTACAGAGAGCTGCTTGACAGTGACAGCCCATCATTTTACACCGGAGTGGGAAATGAGAAGTACGTGCTACAGACACACGCTCCTGTTACGAGTCACACAAGTGTGCATAATGTATCTCTTTGTAAGAAAACATTATGGCATAAGCCTATACAAGGTCTCAGCCATGTTTACATATTGATTTCACACATATATTGCACATAGTGCTGTTGCGTAATCGTGTGTTTTCAATTAagaaaatacaaagtgttattcCTGATGGTGCTCTCATCAGGCATTATATGACTCATGATCATGTGtggaatcagcaatacaaaaacTTTGGATTTTCTTAAATAAACTCAAATTAACTACAGTAACTGTTTACATTTCATTTTCCCCCGCTGTGCAGAAACCGAACCGTGAACCAAAACCACAATAGCGACCGAACCGTGGGTTTGGTGAGCCGTTACACCCTTACTGTCCTCCCTCCAGTAGTCTGCTACTTGATGACAGAGAGCTTACCGTGTCACTGCTGACCATGGTGGTACTGTAGGCCAGTGTGACAAATGTGAAAGTGATGGTTGTTTAGACCAGGTGACCAGACCAGTTTAAACAGAGGAATTTCACAGGTATGTAAGATGTGCAAGAGTGGTGGTGACATAGCACAGGTGAGTCGAAATACGGTTAAGTAGAGATACAGTACATAACTAAAGGTAAGTAGGGGTGTGAGTGGAAGACAAAGCCCAGGTGTGTATGTACCTGTAGGTGACTGGAGCAGCGCCCTGGTGGTTCAGGGGGAATCCGGATCTTGTCGGGTGACATGTTCCTCACTTTCTCTGAGAACAGAGCTGGGgcggagatacagagagaaacaacCAATCAGAGGAGTAGacgacagacagatatagatgcTGTATGGAAGCCGGTGACATTCTAGCAGCTACTTCTTTATCTTTAGAAGTGAACCCAGAAATTATGTCTGTAAAGTCAGTGAGTATTGAATCAACATGTTTGGTGCATTCCTAAGCTGAcagttgttctgtgtgtgtgtgtgtgtgtgtatgtatttgtttgtttgttcggAGCATCTGGTCCTGGTACGAGACCTAGGCACCACACCCAGTCAGGGAGTGTCTGTTGGGGCCTGTGAAGAGAAACAAGGCTCCACTTTTTTCAActcttccctcctttctctcccttctctcctcaactcttccGTTCTTTCTCTGACTCCAAGCCAGGCATTCTTCAGTGTCACTAGAGCCTCCACAGCGGGAGAGTATTTTACAGTCACTCAGCACCGTCAATCTAATAAGGCTTTAAATCAGAGGTGTTGAACTCATTTTGCCCCGGGGGCCGCATTCATTTGTCAACGAGCTCCGGAGGGCCACACTGAAAATTGGTTATATATCCTCACTGTCAAAATTTGCTAAACATTGTCCTCTATCTATTGTTTTTGGAACTGTCGATGCTCCTTGACTGTCTAGTGATTATTAGCGACCTGGACAGTCAAACTATGAATATCGGTCTACTGACTGTGCACCGTGACCCAGAAACCAACCTGATCTCAAAGTTTCAAGATGGGATTTGGCGTAACGTCTAATTTAGACCCATGTGGTTACATGGCTCAAGAAATTGTAGGaatataggtccattatcatttctacacagtttcaATTTGGTTGAAGTCATTTTTAAAAGTATATTGAGTTAATTTCCCCCTGGATCCGGCCCGCATGTTCGACACCCCTGCTTTAAAACGGTTGAGAAAAAGAAAAAAGTGGCTAACTGAGCAAGTACACACACTTGCACAGACAGGGGTCCACGCACACTCACTAGAGTAAACAGAAAGAAACCATAACAGAGTAAATTATGTACTCGGTGACAagcacacactaaaacacaaataTTGCACTTGGCTACATGAACACTTATGAACAATAGAAAATACCATGGCCTGGGGTGGGGAAAAACCTGACCAGGCACGTCAGATCAGTCAAGGGCCCTAGCATGAGCATGTGTTGCTTTCCATGAACACAGgctgccatgtgtgtgtgtgtgcggcaacAGGCACATAGGAGACATACTGTACAGTGATAGTGATCCGGATTAGGGTTGAATATCAGGAACCCGTTACCAAGATTGATCACCCAAAACCACTCCCGGAAGACATAACTGCGAGAAACCggtaaattcaaataaattatttatatgaaAAGCATGGCCTGAAATGGAACTTAAATTATATGCgatgtctaaatctggcttctctGCGGCCTTC carries:
- the LOC139376651 gene encoding SAP30-binding protein-like isoform X3; amino-acid sequence: MASGKKSALLSSLADYGDDSEADSDPEVEETEGHGVGLVSAAYGEDDISRIEDGDDKASGDEDSGESSRNSEMEESDEGGDTDDYKEIPEAERKDPNELVALFSEKVRNMSPDKIRIPPEPPGRCSSHLQEKIQKLYEKNLHGDFDTNNHIQKKKEFRNPSIYEKLIQFCGIDELGTNYPKDMFDPHGWSEDSYYEALAKAQKVEMDKLEKAKKDRTKIEFVTGTKKGTIPTNAAVPTTNTATTTATAEAQKRKSKWDSAVPVTLAQPALLTTTATLPGVVSVTTTASGTKTTVISAVGTIQKKAKQ
- the LOC139376651 gene encoding SAP30-binding protein-like isoform X4, with translation MASGKKSALLSSLADYGDDSEADSDPEVEETEGHGVGLVSAAYGEDDISRIEDGDDKASGDEDSGESSRNSEMEESDEGGDTDDYKEIPEAERKDPNELVALFSEKVRNMSPDKIRIPPEPPGRCSSHLQEKIQKLYEKNLHGDFDTNNHIQKKKEFRNPSIYEKLIQFCGIDELGTNYPKDMFDPHGWSEDSYYEALAKAQKVEMDKLEKAKKDRTKIEFVTGTKKGTIPTNAAVPTTNTATTTATEAQKRKSKWDSAVPVTLAQPALLTTTATLPGVVSVTTTASGTKTTVISAVGTIQKKAKQ
- the LOC139376651 gene encoding SAP30-binding protein-like isoform X2, with the protein product MASGKKSALLSSLADYGDDSEADSDPEVEETEGHGVGLVSAAYGEDDISRIEDGDDKASGDEDSGESSRNSEMEESDEGGDTDDYKEIPEAERKDPNELVALFSEKVRNMSPDKIRIPPEPPGRCSSHLQEKIQKLYEKNLHGDFDTNNHIQKKKEFRNPSIYEKLIQFCGIDELGTNYPKDMFDPHGWSEDSYYEALAKAQKVEMDKLEKAKKDRTKVRDTGAFIDLKRGPEIEFVTGTKKGTIPTNAAVPTTNTATTTATEAQKRKSKWDSAVPVTLAQPALLTTTATLPGVVSVTTTASGTKTTVISAVGTIQKKAKQ
- the LOC139376651 gene encoding SAP30-binding protein-like isoform X1, whose product is MASGKKSALLSSLADYGDDSEADSDPEVEETEGHGVGLVSAAYGEDDISRIEDGDDKASGDEDSGESSRNSEMEESDEGGDTDDYKEIPEAERKDPNELVALFSEKVRNMSPDKIRIPPEPPGRCSSHLQEKIQKLYEKNLHGDFDTNNHIQKKKEFRNPSIYEKLIQFCGIDELGTNYPKDMFDPHGWSEDSYYEALAKAQKVEMDKLEKAKKDRTKVRDTGAFIDLKRGPEIEFVTGTKKGTIPTNAAVPTTNTATTTATAEAQKRKSKWDSAVPVTLAQPALLTTTATLPGVVSVTTTASGTKTTVISAVGTIQKKAKQ